Proteins encoded by one window of Haematobia irritans isolate KBUSLIRL chromosome 2, ASM5000362v1, whole genome shotgun sequence:
- the LOC142225283 gene encoding uncharacterized protein LOC142225283: MSEILNITEKPFSDEDIIKRDYHSYVPYIQSFKNNDEIRITIQNQDLYILPSESYIYIEGSLKNASGIDVASARLRNNCVAYMFDEIRYEINGIEIDRTRYLGTTTKIKNFISLNSFDNNMMTNAGWNIDGFAEDYNKVICNAKHDLILLRSSNDNSVCYSTDDKEDIRLTITNIVWKVQHIQLSDYKKLSFLKTIKDGKSLPIAFRSWDCYFNPTFTGGTKHSWNVKLSANRERPRFIAFAFEKYNKFVHCNLTNIKVHLNSDTYPYDDLNLKFNQNRYAILYDMYAKFQQSFYMKEPQPLLSFSEFKENPIAVVDISNQNEATKSGPIDLKIQVETSTVIPANTVAYCLIIHDRLIEYIPLSGTVRKIL; this comes from the exons AtgtctgaaattttaaatataactgAAAAACCATTTTCCGATGAGGATATTATAAAAAGAGACTATCACAGCTATGTTCCTTACATacaatcctttaaaaacaatgATGAAATACGAATTACTATTCAAAACCAAGACTTATATATTTTACCATCggaaagttatatttatattgaaGGAAGCTTAAAAAATGCAAGTGGAATAGATGTTGCCAGTGCCAGATTGAGAAACAATTGTGTGGCATACATGTTTGATGAAATTCGATACGAAATTAATGGAATTGAAATTGATCGCACCCGATATCTTGGAACtacgacaaaaataaaaaattttatttcactaaattcaTTTGATAATAATATGATGACTAACGCTGGATGGAACATAGATG GGTTTGCTGAGGACTATAATAAAGTTATTTGTAATGCGAAACATGATTTAATACTATTGCGTAGTTCGAATGATAATAGCGTCTGTTACTCAACAGATGATAAAGAAGACATTCGCTTAACGATAACCAATATTGTGTGGAAAGTTCAACATATACAATTATCTGATTATAAAAAGCTtagttttttgaaaacaattaaggATGGGAAATCACTACCAATTGCATTCCGAAGTTGGGATTGTTATTTTAACCCCACATTTACAGGTGGAACCAAACACAGTTGGAATGTAAAACTTTCCGCCAATAGAGAAAGACCCAGGTTTATTGCATTTGCATTTGagaaatataataagtttgtacacTGCAATCTTACAAATATTAAAGTGCACTTAAATTCAGATACTTATCCTTATgatgatttaaatttgaaattcaatCAAAACCGCTATGCTATACTATATGATATGTATGCAAAGTTccaacaaagtttttatatgaaagaaccTCAACCTCTGTTATCATTCAGTGAATTTAAGGAGAATCCCATAGCTGTTGTAGATATAAGCAATCAAAACGAAGCAACCAAGAGTGGCCCCATTGATTTGAAAATACAAGTAGAAACCAGTACTGTAATCCCAGCAAATACTGTCGCATATTGTCTTATTATACACGATCGTTTAATAGAATATATACCCCTAAGTGGAactgttagaaaaattttataa